A genomic region of Xiphophorus couchianus chromosome 18, X_couchianus-1.0, whole genome shotgun sequence contains the following coding sequences:
- the LOC114133440 gene encoding zinc finger protein 708-like isoform X3 has product MKHLRTVEETFGRQTELVLQLLLEAAVEVLLGQREPVTEEVLLGQQEPVTEEVLLDQKPVVDSKPVTEEVLLEEEPETEVMGQEPVTVEILLDREPAAEEVLLGREPEPEEVLLEKQEPEEKRNQLSSVLVLMSREAVRKIRSIFRELYLTVLTENEALKDKVRRLEGEEPQKPKPAAAVKNHKAPKVRSSVLDPSVRLAELQVVSVRPTCSDPVPAIFTHLSVQQPIERQNSCCVPVPQEKTDLVAPGSPQVEAEVVLETTQISTEPETKDGLANGLPGGDQVQPEEEGTVGSETTKEPDPGSEGPTGLESPTAASAEQQKEQERWRRRELYKEKRFFCELCNKGFHQNHQLTKHMASHRKPFPCDACDKGFYKAHMLLKHQQSHQLREAQERDPDKLLQCDQCSKKFRLLRQLRVHQASHRLEKTPLECRACDRTFTSAAALRSHEVSHAKVKPFMCDVCGKSFTRKKSLQEHQRVHTGARPYPCQTCGKRFSTSGNLRVHKRSHSDERPYKCSECDKAFKCRMGLMQHRVVHSGEKPFTCHTCGLSFGLKYNLQRHLHLHNGEKPHRCHQCGEGFSGTWALKTHMLVHGVEKPFMCDCCGKTFFYNCQLQKHQQLVHGNLEGRLPGAAHRRSTGVKPFSCKMCLKSFSSSSTLRMHEKSHQQTKEFACNTCGKTFHLRHMLQYHQRQHTGDRPHVCSFCSKGFLQASQLRQHELLHTGVKPHRCEHCGKEFRTPQNYHRHLLVHTGEKPYQCSVCSRRFRQSNQLKSHMQIHTGIKLYSCDRCHLGFSDSRQLKKHRCGDESQDTLESSTKGRRQRDDFGWTPNFNS; this is encoded by the exons ATGAAGCATCTCAGAACCGTAGAGGAAACTTTTGGCCGTCAGACCGAACTggttctccagctgctgctggaggctgCTGTGGAA GTTCTACTGGGACAACGGGAACCAGTAACTGAGGAGGTTCTACTAGGACAACAGGAACCAGTAACTGAGGAGGTTCTACTGGATCAGAAACCAGTAGTGGATTCGAAACCAGTAACTGAGGAGGTTCTACTGGAGGAGGAACCAGAAACGGAGGTGATGGGTCAGGAACCAGTAACTGTGGAGATTCTGCTGGACCGGGAACCTGCTGCTGAGGAGGTTCTACTGGGGCGGGAGCCAGAACCGGAGGAGGTTCTGCTGGAGAAGCAGGAACCAGAAGAGAAGCGGAATCAG CTGAGcagtgttctggttctgatgtccAGAGAGGCGGTCCGTAAGATCCGCAGCATCTTCAGAGAACTCTACCTGACCGTTCTGACGGAGAACGAAGCTCTGAAGGACAAAGTGAGGCGACTGGAGGGGGAAGAACCACAGAAACCAAAACCCGCCGCTGCAGTGAAGAACCACAAGGCTCCCAAAGTTCGGTCGTCAG TTTTGGACCCGTCAGTCAGGTTGGCTGAACTCCAGGTGGTCTCGGTTCGGCCCACCTGCAGCGACCCGGTTCCGGCGATCTTCACCCACCTTTCTGTCCAACAGCCAATCGAGCGACAGAACAGCTGCTGCGTTCCAGTGCCGCAGGAGAAGACGGATCTGGTTGCTCCAGGCTCGCCGCAGGTTGAGGCTGAGGTGGTTTTAGAGACGACCCAGATCTCCACAGAACCTGAGACCAAAGACGGACTGGCCAATGGGCTTCCAGGAGGCGACCAGGTCCAACCTGAGGAAGAGGGAACCGTG GGATCAGAAACTACAAAAGAACCAGACCCTGGTTCTGAGGGTCCGACGGGCCTCGAGAGTCCAACAG ctgcgAGCGCGGAGcagcagaaagagcaggagcgcTGGCGGCGGCGGGAGCTCTACAAGGAGAAGCGCTTCTTCTGCGAACTCTGCAACAAAGGCTTCCACCAGAAccaccagctgaccaaacacaTGGCCAGCCACCGCAAGCCCTTCCCCTGCGACGCCTGCGACAAAGGCTTCTACAAGGCGCACATGCTGCTCAAACACCAGCAGAGCCACCAGCTGCGGGAGGCGCAGGAGCGTGACCCGGACAAGCTGCTGCAATGCGACCAGTGCAGCAAGAAGTTCCGCCTCCTGCGACAGCTGCGGGTCCACCAAGCGTCGCATCGGCTGGAGAAGACGCCGCTGGAGTGCCGTGCCTGCGACCGCACCTTCACCTCTGCTGCAGCGCTGAGGTCCCACGAGGTGTCACACGCTAAGGTGAAACCGTTCATGTGCGACGTCTGTGGGAAGAGCTTCACCAGGAAGAAGAGCCTGCAGGAGCACCAGAGGGTCCACACAGGGGCGCGGCCGTACCCCTGCCAGACCTGCGGCAAAAGGTTCTCCACCAGCGGCAACCTGCGCGTCCACAAGAGGTCGCACTCTGACGAGCGGCCATACAAGTGCAGCGAGTGCGACAAGGCTTTTAAATGCAGGATGGGGCTGATGCAGCACCGAGTGGTTCACTCTGGAGAGAAACCCTTCACCTGCCATACCTGTGGACTGAGCTTCGGCCTCAAGTACAACCTGCAGCGACACCTGCATCTCCACAACGGAGAGAAACCCCACCG GTGTCATCAGTGTGGTGAAGGTTTCTCAGGAACCTGGGCTCTGAAAACCCACATGCTGGTTCACGGTGTGGAGAAGCCCTTCATGTGTGACTGCTgtggaaaaacctttttctaCAACTGTCAGCTGCAGAAACACCAGCAGCTGGTCCACGGCAACCTGGAGGGCCGGCTGCCCGGCGCCGCGCACCGCAGGTCCACCGGAGTCAAACCGTTCAGCTGCAAAATGTGCCTGAAGagtttcagcagcagcagcacgcTCCGGATGCACGAGAAGAGCCACCAGCAGACCAAGGAGTTCGCCTGCAACACCTGCGGGAAGACCTTCCACCTGCGGCACATGCTGCAGTACCACCAGCGGCAGCACACCGGCGACCGGCCGCACGTCTGTTCCTTCTGCAGCAAAGGCTTCCTGCAGGCGTCGCAGCTTAGGCAGCACGAGCTGCTGCACACTGGGGTGAAGCCGCACCGCTGTGAGCATTGCGGCAAAGAGTTCAGGACGCCTCAGAACTACcaccgccacctgctggtgcACACCGGAGAGAAGCCGTACCAGTGCAGCGTGTGCAGCCGGCGGTTCCGGCAATCCAACCAGCTCAAGTCCCACATGCAGATCCACACGGGCATCAAGCTGTACTCCTGCGACCGCTGCCACCTGGGCTTCTCCGACTCCCGGCAGCTGAAGAAGCACCGCTGCGGAGACGAGTCGCAGGACACGCTGGAGTCCAGCACCAAAGGCAGGAGACAACGGGACGACTTCGGCTGGACGCCCAACTTCAACAGCTAG
- the LOC114133440 gene encoding zinc finger protein 345-like isoform X2 — MKHLRTVEETFGRQTELVLQLLLEAAVEVLLGQREPVTEEVLLGQREPVTEEVLLGQQEPVTEEVLLDQKPVVDSKPVTEEVLLEEEPETEVMGQEPVTVEILLDREPAAEEVLLGREPEPEEVLLEKQEPEEKRNQLSSVLVLMSREAVRKIRSIFRELYLTVLTENEALKDKVRRLEGEEPQKPKPAAAVKNHKAPKVRSSVLDPSVRLAELQVVSVRPTCSDPVPAIFTHLSVQQPIERQNSCCVPVPQEKTDLVAPGSPQVEAEVVLETTQISTEPETKDGLANGLPGGDQVQPEEEGTVGSETTKEPDPGSEGPTGLESPTAASAEQQKEQERWRRRELYKEKRFFCELCNKGFHQNHQLTKHMASHRKPFPCDACDKGFYKAHMLLKHQQSHQLREAQERDPDKLLQCDQCSKKFRLLRQLRVHQASHRLEKTPLECRACDRTFTSAAALRSHEVSHAKVKPFMCDVCGKSFTRKKSLQEHQRVHTGARPYPCQTCGKRFSTSGNLRVHKRSHSDERPYKCSECDKAFKCRMGLMQHRVVHSGEKPFTCHTCGLSFGLKYNLQRHLHLHNGEKPHRCHQCGEGFSGTWALKTHMLVHGVEKPFMCDCCGKTFFYNCQLQKHQQLVHGNLEGRLPGAAHRRSTGVKPFSCKMCLKSFSSSSTLRMHEKSHQQTKEFACNTCGKTFHLRHMLQYHQRQHTGDRPHVCSFCSKGFLQASQLRQHELLHTGVKPHRCEHCGKEFRTPQNYHRHLLVHTGEKPYQCSVCSRRFRQSNQLKSHMQIHTGIKLYSCDRCHLGFSDSRQLKKHRCGDESQDTLESSTKGRRQRDDFGWTPNFNS, encoded by the exons ATGAAGCATCTCAGAACCGTAGAGGAAACTTTTGGCCGTCAGACCGAACTggttctccagctgctgctggaggctgCTGTGGAA GTTCTACTGGGACAACGGGAACCAGTAACTGAGGAGGTTCTACTGGGACAACGGGAACCAGTAACTGAGGAGGTTCTACTAGGACAACAGGAACCAGTAACTGAGGAGGTTCTACTGGATCAGAAACCAGTAGTGGATTCGAAACCAGTAACTGAGGAGGTTCTACTGGAGGAGGAACCAGAAACGGAGGTGATGGGTCAGGAACCAGTAACTGTGGAGATTCTGCTGGACCGGGAACCTGCTGCTGAGGAGGTTCTACTGGGGCGGGAGCCAGAACCGGAGGAGGTTCTGCTGGAGAAGCAGGAACCAGAAGAGAAGCGGAATCAG CTGAGcagtgttctggttctgatgtccAGAGAGGCGGTCCGTAAGATCCGCAGCATCTTCAGAGAACTCTACCTGACCGTTCTGACGGAGAACGAAGCTCTGAAGGACAAAGTGAGGCGACTGGAGGGGGAAGAACCACAGAAACCAAAACCCGCCGCTGCAGTGAAGAACCACAAGGCTCCCAAAGTTCGGTCGTCAG TTTTGGACCCGTCAGTCAGGTTGGCTGAACTCCAGGTGGTCTCGGTTCGGCCCACCTGCAGCGACCCGGTTCCGGCGATCTTCACCCACCTTTCTGTCCAACAGCCAATCGAGCGACAGAACAGCTGCTGCGTTCCAGTGCCGCAGGAGAAGACGGATCTGGTTGCTCCAGGCTCGCCGCAGGTTGAGGCTGAGGTGGTTTTAGAGACGACCCAGATCTCCACAGAACCTGAGACCAAAGACGGACTGGCCAATGGGCTTCCAGGAGGCGACCAGGTCCAACCTGAGGAAGAGGGAACCGTG GGATCAGAAACTACAAAAGAACCAGACCCTGGTTCTGAGGGTCCGACGGGCCTCGAGAGTCCAACAG ctgcgAGCGCGGAGcagcagaaagagcaggagcgcTGGCGGCGGCGGGAGCTCTACAAGGAGAAGCGCTTCTTCTGCGAACTCTGCAACAAAGGCTTCCACCAGAAccaccagctgaccaaacacaTGGCCAGCCACCGCAAGCCCTTCCCCTGCGACGCCTGCGACAAAGGCTTCTACAAGGCGCACATGCTGCTCAAACACCAGCAGAGCCACCAGCTGCGGGAGGCGCAGGAGCGTGACCCGGACAAGCTGCTGCAATGCGACCAGTGCAGCAAGAAGTTCCGCCTCCTGCGACAGCTGCGGGTCCACCAAGCGTCGCATCGGCTGGAGAAGACGCCGCTGGAGTGCCGTGCCTGCGACCGCACCTTCACCTCTGCTGCAGCGCTGAGGTCCCACGAGGTGTCACACGCTAAGGTGAAACCGTTCATGTGCGACGTCTGTGGGAAGAGCTTCACCAGGAAGAAGAGCCTGCAGGAGCACCAGAGGGTCCACACAGGGGCGCGGCCGTACCCCTGCCAGACCTGCGGCAAAAGGTTCTCCACCAGCGGCAACCTGCGCGTCCACAAGAGGTCGCACTCTGACGAGCGGCCATACAAGTGCAGCGAGTGCGACAAGGCTTTTAAATGCAGGATGGGGCTGATGCAGCACCGAGTGGTTCACTCTGGAGAGAAACCCTTCACCTGCCATACCTGTGGACTGAGCTTCGGCCTCAAGTACAACCTGCAGCGACACCTGCATCTCCACAACGGAGAGAAACCCCACCG GTGTCATCAGTGTGGTGAAGGTTTCTCAGGAACCTGGGCTCTGAAAACCCACATGCTGGTTCACGGTGTGGAGAAGCCCTTCATGTGTGACTGCTgtggaaaaacctttttctaCAACTGTCAGCTGCAGAAACACCAGCAGCTGGTCCACGGCAACCTGGAGGGCCGGCTGCCCGGCGCCGCGCACCGCAGGTCCACCGGAGTCAAACCGTTCAGCTGCAAAATGTGCCTGAAGagtttcagcagcagcagcacgcTCCGGATGCACGAGAAGAGCCACCAGCAGACCAAGGAGTTCGCCTGCAACACCTGCGGGAAGACCTTCCACCTGCGGCACATGCTGCAGTACCACCAGCGGCAGCACACCGGCGACCGGCCGCACGTCTGTTCCTTCTGCAGCAAAGGCTTCCTGCAGGCGTCGCAGCTTAGGCAGCACGAGCTGCTGCACACTGGGGTGAAGCCGCACCGCTGTGAGCATTGCGGCAAAGAGTTCAGGACGCCTCAGAACTACcaccgccacctgctggtgcACACCGGAGAGAAGCCGTACCAGTGCAGCGTGTGCAGCCGGCGGTTCCGGCAATCCAACCAGCTCAAGTCCCACATGCAGATCCACACGGGCATCAAGCTGTACTCCTGCGACCGCTGCCACCTGGGCTTCTCCGACTCCCGGCAGCTGAAGAAGCACCGCTGCGGAGACGAGTCGCAGGACACGCTGGAGTCCAGCACCAAAGGCAGGAGACAACGGGACGACTTCGGCTGGACGCCCAACTTCAACAGCTAG
- the LOC114133440 gene encoding zinc finger protein 791-like isoform X1 — MKHLRTVEETFGRQTELVLQLLLEAAVEVLLGQREPVTEEVLLGQREPVTEEVLLGQREPVTEEVLLGQQEPVTEEVLLDQKPVVDSKPVTEEVLLEEEPETEVMGQEPVTVEILLDREPAAEEVLLGREPEPEEVLLEKQEPEEKRNQLSSVLVLMSREAVRKIRSIFRELYLTVLTENEALKDKVRRLEGEEPQKPKPAAAVKNHKAPKVRSSVLDPSVRLAELQVVSVRPTCSDPVPAIFTHLSVQQPIERQNSCCVPVPQEKTDLVAPGSPQVEAEVVLETTQISTEPETKDGLANGLPGGDQVQPEEEGTVGSETTKEPDPGSEGPTGLESPTAASAEQQKEQERWRRRELYKEKRFFCELCNKGFHQNHQLTKHMASHRKPFPCDACDKGFYKAHMLLKHQQSHQLREAQERDPDKLLQCDQCSKKFRLLRQLRVHQASHRLEKTPLECRACDRTFTSAAALRSHEVSHAKVKPFMCDVCGKSFTRKKSLQEHQRVHTGARPYPCQTCGKRFSTSGNLRVHKRSHSDERPYKCSECDKAFKCRMGLMQHRVVHSGEKPFTCHTCGLSFGLKYNLQRHLHLHNGEKPHRCHQCGEGFSGTWALKTHMLVHGVEKPFMCDCCGKTFFYNCQLQKHQQLVHGNLEGRLPGAAHRRSTGVKPFSCKMCLKSFSSSSTLRMHEKSHQQTKEFACNTCGKTFHLRHMLQYHQRQHTGDRPHVCSFCSKGFLQASQLRQHELLHTGVKPHRCEHCGKEFRTPQNYHRHLLVHTGEKPYQCSVCSRRFRQSNQLKSHMQIHTGIKLYSCDRCHLGFSDSRQLKKHRCGDESQDTLESSTKGRRQRDDFGWTPNFNS, encoded by the exons ATGAAGCATCTCAGAACCGTAGAGGAAACTTTTGGCCGTCAGACCGAACTggttctccagctgctgctggaggctgCTGTGGAAGTTCTACTGGGACAACGGGAACCAGTAACTGAGGAGGTTCTACTGGGACAACGGGAACCAGTAACTGAGGAGGTTCTACTGGGACAACGGGAACCAGTAACTGAGGAGGTTCTACTAGGACAACAGGAACCAGTAACTGAGGAGGTTCTACTGGATCAGAAACCAGTAGTGGATTCGAAACCAGTAACTGAGGAGGTTCTACTGGAGGAGGAACCAGAAACGGAGGTGATGGGTCAGGAACCAGTAACTGTGGAGATTCTGCTGGACCGGGAACCTGCTGCTGAGGAGGTTCTACTGGGGCGGGAGCCAGAACCGGAGGAGGTTCTGCTGGAGAAGCAGGAACCAGAAGAGAAGCGGAATCAG CTGAGcagtgttctggttctgatgtccAGAGAGGCGGTCCGTAAGATCCGCAGCATCTTCAGAGAACTCTACCTGACCGTTCTGACGGAGAACGAAGCTCTGAAGGACAAAGTGAGGCGACTGGAGGGGGAAGAACCACAGAAACCAAAACCCGCCGCTGCAGTGAAGAACCACAAGGCTCCCAAAGTTCGGTCGTCAG TTTTGGACCCGTCAGTCAGGTTGGCTGAACTCCAGGTGGTCTCGGTTCGGCCCACCTGCAGCGACCCGGTTCCGGCGATCTTCACCCACCTTTCTGTCCAACAGCCAATCGAGCGACAGAACAGCTGCTGCGTTCCAGTGCCGCAGGAGAAGACGGATCTGGTTGCTCCAGGCTCGCCGCAGGTTGAGGCTGAGGTGGTTTTAGAGACGACCCAGATCTCCACAGAACCTGAGACCAAAGACGGACTGGCCAATGGGCTTCCAGGAGGCGACCAGGTCCAACCTGAGGAAGAGGGAACCGTG GGATCAGAAACTACAAAAGAACCAGACCCTGGTTCTGAGGGTCCGACGGGCCTCGAGAGTCCAACAG ctgcgAGCGCGGAGcagcagaaagagcaggagcgcTGGCGGCGGCGGGAGCTCTACAAGGAGAAGCGCTTCTTCTGCGAACTCTGCAACAAAGGCTTCCACCAGAAccaccagctgaccaaacacaTGGCCAGCCACCGCAAGCCCTTCCCCTGCGACGCCTGCGACAAAGGCTTCTACAAGGCGCACATGCTGCTCAAACACCAGCAGAGCCACCAGCTGCGGGAGGCGCAGGAGCGTGACCCGGACAAGCTGCTGCAATGCGACCAGTGCAGCAAGAAGTTCCGCCTCCTGCGACAGCTGCGGGTCCACCAAGCGTCGCATCGGCTGGAGAAGACGCCGCTGGAGTGCCGTGCCTGCGACCGCACCTTCACCTCTGCTGCAGCGCTGAGGTCCCACGAGGTGTCACACGCTAAGGTGAAACCGTTCATGTGCGACGTCTGTGGGAAGAGCTTCACCAGGAAGAAGAGCCTGCAGGAGCACCAGAGGGTCCACACAGGGGCGCGGCCGTACCCCTGCCAGACCTGCGGCAAAAGGTTCTCCACCAGCGGCAACCTGCGCGTCCACAAGAGGTCGCACTCTGACGAGCGGCCATACAAGTGCAGCGAGTGCGACAAGGCTTTTAAATGCAGGATGGGGCTGATGCAGCACCGAGTGGTTCACTCTGGAGAGAAACCCTTCACCTGCCATACCTGTGGACTGAGCTTCGGCCTCAAGTACAACCTGCAGCGACACCTGCATCTCCACAACGGAGAGAAACCCCACCG GTGTCATCAGTGTGGTGAAGGTTTCTCAGGAACCTGGGCTCTGAAAACCCACATGCTGGTTCACGGTGTGGAGAAGCCCTTCATGTGTGACTGCTgtggaaaaacctttttctaCAACTGTCAGCTGCAGAAACACCAGCAGCTGGTCCACGGCAACCTGGAGGGCCGGCTGCCCGGCGCCGCGCACCGCAGGTCCACCGGAGTCAAACCGTTCAGCTGCAAAATGTGCCTGAAGagtttcagcagcagcagcacgcTCCGGATGCACGAGAAGAGCCACCAGCAGACCAAGGAGTTCGCCTGCAACACCTGCGGGAAGACCTTCCACCTGCGGCACATGCTGCAGTACCACCAGCGGCAGCACACCGGCGACCGGCCGCACGTCTGTTCCTTCTGCAGCAAAGGCTTCCTGCAGGCGTCGCAGCTTAGGCAGCACGAGCTGCTGCACACTGGGGTGAAGCCGCACCGCTGTGAGCATTGCGGCAAAGAGTTCAGGACGCCTCAGAACTACcaccgccacctgctggtgcACACCGGAGAGAAGCCGTACCAGTGCAGCGTGTGCAGCCGGCGGTTCCGGCAATCCAACCAGCTCAAGTCCCACATGCAGATCCACACGGGCATCAAGCTGTACTCCTGCGACCGCTGCCACCTGGGCTTCTCCGACTCCCGGCAGCTGAAGAAGCACCGCTGCGGAGACGAGTCGCAGGACACGCTGGAGTCCAGCACCAAAGGCAGGAGACAACGGGACGACTTCGGCTGGACGCCCAACTTCAACAGCTAG
- the LOC114133440 gene encoding zinc finger protein 708-like isoform X4: MKHLRTVEETFGRQTELVLQLLLEAAVEVLLGQREPVTEEVLLEEEPETEVMGQEPVTVEILLDREPAAEEVLLGREPEPEEVLLEKQEPEEKRNQLSSVLVLMSREAVRKIRSIFRELYLTVLTENEALKDKVRRLEGEEPQKPKPAAAVKNHKAPKVRSSVLDPSVRLAELQVVSVRPTCSDPVPAIFTHLSVQQPIERQNSCCVPVPQEKTDLVAPGSPQVEAEVVLETTQISTEPETKDGLANGLPGGDQVQPEEEGTVGSETTKEPDPGSEGPTGLESPTAASAEQQKEQERWRRRELYKEKRFFCELCNKGFHQNHQLTKHMASHRKPFPCDACDKGFYKAHMLLKHQQSHQLREAQERDPDKLLQCDQCSKKFRLLRQLRVHQASHRLEKTPLECRACDRTFTSAAALRSHEVSHAKVKPFMCDVCGKSFTRKKSLQEHQRVHTGARPYPCQTCGKRFSTSGNLRVHKRSHSDERPYKCSECDKAFKCRMGLMQHRVVHSGEKPFTCHTCGLSFGLKYNLQRHLHLHNGEKPHRCHQCGEGFSGTWALKTHMLVHGVEKPFMCDCCGKTFFYNCQLQKHQQLVHGNLEGRLPGAAHRRSTGVKPFSCKMCLKSFSSSSTLRMHEKSHQQTKEFACNTCGKTFHLRHMLQYHQRQHTGDRPHVCSFCSKGFLQASQLRQHELLHTGVKPHRCEHCGKEFRTPQNYHRHLLVHTGEKPYQCSVCSRRFRQSNQLKSHMQIHTGIKLYSCDRCHLGFSDSRQLKKHRCGDESQDTLESSTKGRRQRDDFGWTPNFNS, translated from the exons ATGAAGCATCTCAGAACCGTAGAGGAAACTTTTGGCCGTCAGACCGAACTggttctccagctgctgctggaggctgCTGTGGAAGTTCTACTGGGACAACGGGAACCAGTAACTGAGGAG GTTCTACTGGAGGAGGAACCAGAAACGGAGGTGATGGGTCAGGAACCAGTAACTGTGGAGATTCTGCTGGACCGGGAACCTGCTGCTGAGGAGGTTCTACTGGGGCGGGAGCCAGAACCGGAGGAGGTTCTGCTGGAGAAGCAGGAACCAGAAGAGAAGCGGAATCAG CTGAGcagtgttctggttctgatgtccAGAGAGGCGGTCCGTAAGATCCGCAGCATCTTCAGAGAACTCTACCTGACCGTTCTGACGGAGAACGAAGCTCTGAAGGACAAAGTGAGGCGACTGGAGGGGGAAGAACCACAGAAACCAAAACCCGCCGCTGCAGTGAAGAACCACAAGGCTCCCAAAGTTCGGTCGTCAG TTTTGGACCCGTCAGTCAGGTTGGCTGAACTCCAGGTGGTCTCGGTTCGGCCCACCTGCAGCGACCCGGTTCCGGCGATCTTCACCCACCTTTCTGTCCAACAGCCAATCGAGCGACAGAACAGCTGCTGCGTTCCAGTGCCGCAGGAGAAGACGGATCTGGTTGCTCCAGGCTCGCCGCAGGTTGAGGCTGAGGTGGTTTTAGAGACGACCCAGATCTCCACAGAACCTGAGACCAAAGACGGACTGGCCAATGGGCTTCCAGGAGGCGACCAGGTCCAACCTGAGGAAGAGGGAACCGTG GGATCAGAAACTACAAAAGAACCAGACCCTGGTTCTGAGGGTCCGACGGGCCTCGAGAGTCCAACAG ctgcgAGCGCGGAGcagcagaaagagcaggagcgcTGGCGGCGGCGGGAGCTCTACAAGGAGAAGCGCTTCTTCTGCGAACTCTGCAACAAAGGCTTCCACCAGAAccaccagctgaccaaacacaTGGCCAGCCACCGCAAGCCCTTCCCCTGCGACGCCTGCGACAAAGGCTTCTACAAGGCGCACATGCTGCTCAAACACCAGCAGAGCCACCAGCTGCGGGAGGCGCAGGAGCGTGACCCGGACAAGCTGCTGCAATGCGACCAGTGCAGCAAGAAGTTCCGCCTCCTGCGACAGCTGCGGGTCCACCAAGCGTCGCATCGGCTGGAGAAGACGCCGCTGGAGTGCCGTGCCTGCGACCGCACCTTCACCTCTGCTGCAGCGCTGAGGTCCCACGAGGTGTCACACGCTAAGGTGAAACCGTTCATGTGCGACGTCTGTGGGAAGAGCTTCACCAGGAAGAAGAGCCTGCAGGAGCACCAGAGGGTCCACACAGGGGCGCGGCCGTACCCCTGCCAGACCTGCGGCAAAAGGTTCTCCACCAGCGGCAACCTGCGCGTCCACAAGAGGTCGCACTCTGACGAGCGGCCATACAAGTGCAGCGAGTGCGACAAGGCTTTTAAATGCAGGATGGGGCTGATGCAGCACCGAGTGGTTCACTCTGGAGAGAAACCCTTCACCTGCCATACCTGTGGACTGAGCTTCGGCCTCAAGTACAACCTGCAGCGACACCTGCATCTCCACAACGGAGAGAAACCCCACCG GTGTCATCAGTGTGGTGAAGGTTTCTCAGGAACCTGGGCTCTGAAAACCCACATGCTGGTTCACGGTGTGGAGAAGCCCTTCATGTGTGACTGCTgtggaaaaacctttttctaCAACTGTCAGCTGCAGAAACACCAGCAGCTGGTCCACGGCAACCTGGAGGGCCGGCTGCCCGGCGCCGCGCACCGCAGGTCCACCGGAGTCAAACCGTTCAGCTGCAAAATGTGCCTGAAGagtttcagcagcagcagcacgcTCCGGATGCACGAGAAGAGCCACCAGCAGACCAAGGAGTTCGCCTGCAACACCTGCGGGAAGACCTTCCACCTGCGGCACATGCTGCAGTACCACCAGCGGCAGCACACCGGCGACCGGCCGCACGTCTGTTCCTTCTGCAGCAAAGGCTTCCTGCAGGCGTCGCAGCTTAGGCAGCACGAGCTGCTGCACACTGGGGTGAAGCCGCACCGCTGTGAGCATTGCGGCAAAGAGTTCAGGACGCCTCAGAACTACcaccgccacctgctggtgcACACCGGAGAGAAGCCGTACCAGTGCAGCGTGTGCAGCCGGCGGTTCCGGCAATCCAACCAGCTCAAGTCCCACATGCAGATCCACACGGGCATCAAGCTGTACTCCTGCGACCGCTGCCACCTGGGCTTCTCCGACTCCCGGCAGCTGAAGAAGCACCGCTGCGGAGACGAGTCGCAGGACACGCTGGAGTCCAGCACCAAAGGCAGGAGACAACGGGACGACTTCGGCTGGACGCCCAACTTCAACAGCTAG